Part of the Sporomusa termitida genome, GGTACAGACAGCCACAATCTTTCCCTGCATAGTATTTTTAATCCTCCCTGATATAATCGCCGCTCTTACCACCCGATTTGGCCCGCAGCCGGACATACTCAATAGTCATAGATTTATCTGCCGCCTTGCACATATCATAAATAGTCAGCGCCGCGACAGACACAGACGTCAACGCTTCCATCTCCACGCCGGTCTTGCCGGTCGTCTTGACCACCGCCGTAATATCAATGGCCTTGGCCGTATCGTCGATGGCAAACGCCAGCGTGACTCCAGTCAATAAGAGCGGGTGACACATCGGGATTAAATCCCACGTCCGCTTGGCCCCCATTATCCCGGCTACCTGAGCAACACCCAAGACATCGCCTTTACCCATAGCCCCTTGTTTTACCAGTTCAAGGGTAGCGGGCTGCATTGTAATCCGCCCTTCTGCCACTGCCTCCCGTTTAGTTTCTGCTTTTACTGTTACATCAACCATGCGTGCCTTACCTGAGTGATCAAAATGTGTTAATTCCATGGATGCGTCTGGCTCCTTCGCGCAAATGATTTATAGTTAGTATTTTGCCATTTATTTAATAATTCCTGCAATAATACAGAGATTATTGCCGATTTATGCTATTACCGCTGTTAAATAAAACACAAGAGGCTGTAAGCACAGCCTCTTGTCGATTAACTATTTTCTTGTCCGCTTAAATAGCAGCCCTAAAGATATTTTCTATTTCGTCCTGGGTGGCTTGCTTGGGATTAGTAAAACCACAAGCATCCTTCAGGGCGTTGGCAGCCAAGATCGGTATATCACTTTCCTTAAACCCCTTTAAGTCTTTCAGGCCGGCAGGAATACCAATGTCGGCGGAAAGCTGGCGTATCGCGGCCAGTGCTGCTGCTGCGGCCTGTTCAACGGTCAAACCGGCAACATCCTTACCCATCGCCTTTGCAACATCAACAAACCGCTCCGGCACAACCTTAGCATTATAATCTTCCACCGACGGGAGTAAAATTGCATTGCAAACACCATGGGGCAGATCATAGAAGCCGCCAAGCTGATGGGCCATGGCATGAACATAGCCTAAACTGGCATTATTGAAGGCAACGCCGGCAAGATACTCGGCATAAGTCATCATTTCTCTGGCTTCCATATCCTTGCCGTCGGCAACCGCTCTTCTCAAATAGCCGGCGATCAATTCAATGGCTTTAATGGCGGCGCAGTCAGTAACCGGTGTGGCAATGATGGAAACATAAGCCTCCACCGCATGAGTCAGGGCATCCATACCTGTGGCTGCGGTCAGCGAAGGCGGCATGGCAACCATTAGATCCGCATCATCAACTGCAATTACAGGCGTTGTGTGCCAGTCGACTATGGCCATCTTGATGTGGCGGCTTTCATCGGTAATAATGCAGAACCGGGTCATCTGGCTGGCAGTGCCGGAGGTTGTATTAACAGCAATAAGCGGCAGCTGCGGTTTCGCCGATTTGTTAACCCCCTCATAGTCTTCAATCTTGCCGCCATTGGCAGCAACGAGGGCAATACCTTTCGCACAGTCATGAGGCGAACCGCCGCCGAAAGATACAACAAAATCACACTTGTTCGCCTTCAGCAATTTTAGGCCGTCATTCACATTGCCAACTGTCGGATTAGGCTGAGCCCCGTCAAAAATGACATATTGCACATCTATTTTCTCAAGCACATCGGTGAGCTTTTTGATAAGTTGGATTTGAACAAGAACCTTATCACTGACAATCAAGGCTTTTTTAAAACCCATAGGCTTTATGTAATCCGCGATGTCTTCAAGACAGCCAACCCCCATGATACTGACCGGAGGCATAAAATACCCATAAGATTTTTTTGTCATAATATAACTCCTCCTTGTTTATTAACTCAACTTTGGCTTACCTGGCAAACAACCAACCTAACCGGGACACCTGGCGAACCGACAAATCATTGGCCTCATTCATCCCTCCCCCTATAATCCGGTGTATTTAATAAGGTATCCCAAGGCACTGTGACCCTCAACCGCGCTTTTTTCAATATTCAGAATTTAAATTTCAGCATACTAAGCATGTAATTTCGTAAAAGCCAAAGTTCTCAGGATAGTAAATCACACTATAACATATAGCAAAAATCGTGCCATTCCATTTAGGCTTGTTATTGATTACTATTTAAGGCACATTATGGTAAATTGTTAGTCAAATGCAACATTTGTGACAAGATTGTGTTACATTTATTTCACACATTTAGGACACCTGTTTCGTATTTTTTAAAAACAACAATCCCGTACGGGATTGTTGTTAGCGTCCGATATGCATGCGTGTGGCCAGCAGCCATTCGATAGCCGCCTGTTTAGCATCGGCATAGTGTTCATATTGTTCATTAATTTTAATTTCCTGGCGCTCCTTATCAGGAATTACGCCAAAACCAGAAAGTAAATATCTGTTCTGGTTATAGGAGATCGCAATATAAATAGCGTCAACAGTAAAGGGATGCGCGTGGTTTGTATACGGCTCATAATAAATTGCACATTCCAGACCTTCCTGCCGGCTCTTATCTGCTTGTTCCACCCATACGCAATGGTTGGCAAGCGCAATATCCCGCAGTGGAGTTACGAAAGTATGGAGCGTAGGGATACGTGATTGAACGGTCTTCAACAGCTGCACCTTCTTTTTGTCTTAGTATATCTAATTGACTATCATAATAACAAAAAAAGATACAAAATCAAAAAAGCTTAACCTCTGGGGGCAAGAAGTTAAGCCTTTGCCTGGAATCAGCCGCCAATCTGCGACATTTGCCGGAAAAACTTAGTCTGTCCGCCGGCATTTGCCAGTGTATGCCCCTGGGGCTTATCTGTTATGGTCTTGTAAAAAAGTTCGGCAATTTCAATGTCACTGGCCCCCTGACGCAAGGCAGCCTTGACATCAAGCTCCTGATTAGATAAGAGACAGGGCTTAAACTTCCCATCGGCTGTTAGGCGAATCCGGTTGCATACATTACAGAAGTGCTCGGATATCGGCGTAATAAAGCCAAAAGTACCTTTGGCCTGTGGCAGATAAAAATACTTGGCCGGACCATTGCCTTGAATATTCAGGGTTGGTTTTAACGTCCCCCGGCCAAAAGCATTAATGATACCTTTAATCTCCTCAATCCCGGGACCGGCACAAACCTGACTCTCACCAATCGGCATATATTCAATAAACCTGACTGAAATTGGTTCCCGGTGCACTAAGTCAACAAAATAAGTCAGATCGCGCTCGGTAATTATATTCGTTAGAACAACATTAAGCTTTAAAGGTGTCAGCCCTGCTGCCAAGGCACTTTTCAGGCCGTCCATTGTTTTGGCAAGGTCCCCGCCATAGGTAATCTTGCGGAACTGATCCGGATCAACGGTGTCAAGGCTGATATTTACCCGGTTTAACCCGGCATTTTTCAGTTTGGCAGCCATACCGGCCAGTAAACTGCCATTGGTAGTAAGTGATATATCCGTGATCGTTTTAAGATTGGCAATGCTGCGGATAAAACTGACAATCCCCCGCCGCACCAGCGGCTCACCGCCTGTTAAGCGGATT contains:
- the moaA gene encoding GTP 3',8-cyclase MoaA, whose protein sequence is MHDGYNRQINYLRVSVTDRCNFRCAYCMPEQGVKLLSHADILTYEELLRIIRVVSGHGVSKIRLTGGEPLVRRGIVSFIRSIANLKTITDISLTTNGSLLAGMAAKLKNAGLNRVNISLDTVDPDQFRKITYGGDLAKTMDGLKSALAAGLTPLKLNVVLTNIITERDLTYFVDLVHREPISVRFIEYMPIGESQVCAGPGIEEIKGIINAFGRGTLKPTLNIQGNGPAKYFYLPQAKGTFGFITPISEHFCNVCNRIRLTADGKFKPCLLSNQELDVKAALRQGASDIEIAELFYKTITDKPQGHTLANAGGQTKFFRQMSQIGG
- a CDS encoding iron-containing alcohol dehydrogenase, with the translated sequence MTKKSYGYFMPPVSIMGVGCLEDIADYIKPMGFKKALIVSDKVLVQIQLIKKLTDVLEKIDVQYVIFDGAQPNPTVGNVNDGLKLLKANKCDFVVSFGGGSPHDCAKGIALVAANGGKIEDYEGVNKSAKPQLPLIAVNTTSGTASQMTRFCIITDESRHIKMAIVDWHTTPVIAVDDADLMVAMPPSLTAATGMDALTHAVEAYVSIIATPVTDCAAIKAIELIAGYLRRAVADGKDMEAREMMTYAEYLAGVAFNNASLGYVHAMAHQLGGFYDLPHGVCNAILLPSVEDYNAKVVPERFVDVAKAMGKDVAGLTVEQAAAAALAAIRQLSADIGIPAGLKDLKGFKESDIPILAANALKDACGFTNPKQATQDEIENIFRAAI
- the moaC gene encoding cyclic pyranopterin monophosphate synthase MoaC, with amino-acid sequence MELTHFDHSGKARMVDVTVKAETKREAVAEGRITMQPATLELVKQGAMGKGDVLGVAQVAGIMGAKRTWDLIPMCHPLLLTGVTLAFAIDDTAKAIDITAVVKTTGKTGVEMEALTSVSVAALTIYDMCKAADKSMTIEYVRLRAKSGGKSGDYIRED